GAAGTTCTCGACTGAGGCTGCTGGTTGTCtcccttctttctctcctcAAGATCTCGACTGAGGCCTGCAGGTAATTTGTTcatctcttttttcttcttcttttcttcatctctATTCTCTGCTGCCTGCTCTTTTCTTCTTAGTTCTTACTGACTGCTGCAGTGCTGcctctgtttttttttcaattcttttttctttttttttttaattttttaatcagtGTGTATGAAGGAGAAAGTCTCACTTATGGTGATGTTTCTATGGCAAGTGGGGTTGAGGagaatatttatagttttagggGGAGTACATTAAGGGGCAAAGAAAGAGAAGTTGGAGGTTCTAGTTCAAGTCGAAACCTTGTTGATGAGCCttctgatgatgaagaagatgatgaccAAGTAGAACCCTTGGTTATGGCACTTGAAGAGTTTGAGGATCTTGTTGAAGAATAGGAGTTTGaatctttgtgatttaattatgtttttgattttttgctttatatgttatgacttgtGAGTATTTTTGCCTAAGTAATTTCTTTCAATCTAAGACTATATTACctctttttagttatttaatatttttttatttttatactaaatgtcgctttttaaaaaaaaaaagcgcGCTTCGCTTCACGCTTCTCGCTTCTGTGAAGCAAGCCCTCGTCGCTTTTTTCCGCTTCTCGCTTCCCAAAACACTGTAAAATAGCGCAACTCTGAAAAAGGAATATACGCAGTGAAGGATACCATAAGTTGTGCTCTTCAAATGGCATTATAGACCAGTAGCCATGGAAACTGATTTCGAAGACTAGACTACCCCCTACAGTCAAGTGTTTCACCTGGACTACCCTCAAGAATGCTATCCTAATCCTGGAGAATCTAAATAGGAGGAAACTTCAGCTAGTAAACAGATGCTTCATGTGCCTCAATAGCCTGGAATCAGTGAATCATTTATCTCTGCACTTTCCAGTGGCAGCAGCTCTTTGGAATATGTTTATTTCAATTGCTGGTATCAACTGGATCTCCCTCAAAGTGTCAAAGAAGTAGTTGGAAGTTGGAGTCTTAGAGAAGTTGATAGCCCCATCAAGAAGACCAGGCAGATGATTACATCATGTACTATTTGGTGTATTTGGAAGGAAAGGAATCTCAGATGTTCCGATGGTATCTCAACTCCAATTAGCAGTTCAAAATCCTTTTGTCTTATTAACCTCTTCATTGGAGCAACTTATCCCCTGTAAATGACATATTACCCCTCTTAGATTTCATTAGCTCCCTTAATATGGCTTAGCGACCATTCTTTTGCTTCTGGTTAACTCCCTGATTAAATAGATGTTTTTGTTCTCAGGAGTTAACCATGTTTTTGTGTACGTCATTTGCATCTCCTTGATGCCTTTCTAATACAACATcttacttcataaaaaaaacatgcaGTAAATGTGTAACCATGAAAACAAACAAATGCATGTaaattcaaaagttaaaatCGTGATGTAAGCTAATATACCTCTAAGAAAGAGGCATTTTCTGGATCATCAAAACTTCGTGGAGGACCATCATCTACAGTGAACCCATTGCGCCAAAAAGTGATAGCATGAGTAGCATTTTCAGGTGGCTTAGGAACAGAAGGCACAGCCTCCTCTGTAAGTCGTCTTGGAGCTCCAGTAAAGCTTCTTGAGCCTGAAGATGGAAGGTTTTCCGAAGGTCCTACAGCAGCACTTTGTCTAGCTTGATTAAATAGTGCATCCACGTCATTCTCTTTTGATGGATCTTGAACAAGCATTCCGCTACACAAAGGACTTTGATCAGCAACATGAAAGTCAATATGCATCTTGTACTTTCAGAAAAACTATATTGTTCAGGGTTTGTCAATACAAGGAAATATCTTTAGACTTTAGATACATGTTATAGAATATAGAAATATAGCTAACAGACTAAGGGTTAAAGGAAAAGAGTAACCAGCAGTTAAATTCAGATCCAACTAACTGTCTGTTCCCAACTTCTCTCATACTTTACCTCATTTACAAACTCCGGAAAAAAAATTCAGCATGGGATATGATATCCTCGGGGGGTTTCCACACATATTTTTAGATTAACAAGTCGTGTAGCAAGGCACATTTTAGTCTGAAATAAAGTCTTATAAGTTATGAGGCTATACGTAACAAAAGGACTTCCCGAGGTCCCCTATCCTAGTAATTATGTCACCCTAGGATGCTTAACTTTGGAGATTGTGATGGAATTCAGTTTTTTAGTGTTGTCATCATCCCATCCCTCACATGTTATGCTTAGCAAACTCTGATAAGTGTATgcattttcacatttttttcacttgtacaaataaaagtaaaatgtcAAATTGATTATGAAGTAACCAAGGGCGCCTCAAGCACATTAATGGCCTAAGGCCAAAATCGAACAGATgcttaaaactaataaaaagaaaattatgaagcATGTTCTTCTAGCTCTTTAATATGCAATGTTacaaataacttaattataatagatttcatttaatatttcttaTTCAATTAATCTATTCAATCTTTCTTGACACATAGTActccatattttaaatttacttcTAATAGTTCTTTCcttatatatgaaaagtttaGTTCTTTTTACAAACAATactcaatatttttctttaaaaaaaaacctagaacCTATTAAGAACACATCCCTTTTTAAATACCTTCACTGGAAGTAATACATGTAAGATAATTAATTACCTTTTATCTCCGCCAGTGTTAGCTTCTTGCGGCTCATCGGAGTCACTCCCTGACCCTGTGGTAGTTCGACGTCTCAAACTTCTCCTCCTAACACCAACAGCAGCATCAGCAACATCTGCCGCAGCGGCATTATTTCTAGGTCTAGAAGACCTCAAGTTATAAGCATTAGAAGAAGGTTTCCGTTTTCGTTTCGAGCCGagagaagaaggaggaggaggagatgGGGAACGAGAGCGGGAGGAGGGAGAAGAATACTCAGAATGAGAAGAAGAGTAGGACTGTGATTCGGACGGAGATACTGGATCGTCGGCGGCATCGACGGCGGTGCCGGCGGAGTGAAGTGAAGAATTATCGAGGAAGGTGGAAACGGCAGAGTCTAAGTCGAAATTATGACTTTCGAGGAAGAATAATGCTTGGgatttagaagaagaagtgaTTTCACAGAATGTGTTGATAAGAGccttcttctccatttttgaAAATGCCTTTCAGTTTCTTTTTCTcgtttttgtatattttaaagaaatttttggGGAAAATAACTATTTGGCCTTTGGGTTTTccatattttgatttgattttcgGGTTGTCAACGCAATGTAATTGGATCATAAATCCTGAAAATGTATACGAGATGACTTTAGGCATCATTTATCTCAATATTAAGATTTACAttaacatttaaatattttgatttaaatattaaaatgtaatctctaa
The window above is part of the Solanum pennellii chromosome 5, SPENNV200 genome. Proteins encoded here:
- the LOC107020406 gene encoding plant UBX domain-containing protein 4-like isoform X2 is translated as MEKKALINTFCEITSSSKSQALFFLESHNFDLDSAVSTFLDNSSLHSAGTAVDAADDPVSPSESQSYSSSHSEYSSPSSRSRSPSPPPPSSLGSKRKRKPSSNAYNLRSSRPRNNAAAADVADAAVGVRRRSLRRRTTTGSGSDSDEPQEANTGGDKSGMLVQDPSKENDVDALFNQARQSAAVGPSENLPSSGSRSFTGAPRRLTEEAVPSVPKPPENATHAITFWRNGFTVDDGPPRSFDDPENASFLESIRKSECPKEVEPADRKTHVHFNVTKSEGDCPVLEKRHASFQGVRRTSGNTSNAAAVESTVAVSSFAAPPAPSVGLVVDQTQPSTSIQVRLADGTRMVSRFNFQHSIRDIRGFIDASRPGGSRSYQLQTVGFPPKELADLDQTIEQADLANSVVIQKI
- the LOC107020406 gene encoding plant UBX domain-containing protein 4-like isoform X1 — protein: MEKKALINTFCEITSSSKSQALFFLESHNFDLDSAVSTFLDNSSLHSAGTAVDAADDPVSPSESQSYSSSHSEYSSPSSRSRSPSPPPPSSLGSKRKRKPSSNAYNLRSSRPRNNAAAADVADAAVGVRRRSLRRRTTTGSGSDSDEPQEANTGGDKSPLCSGMLVQDPSKENDVDALFNQARQSAAVGPSENLPSSGSRSFTGAPRRLTEEAVPSVPKPPENATHAITFWRNGFTVDDGPPRSFDDPENASFLESIRKSECPKEVEPADRKTHVHFNVTKSEGDCPVLEKRHASFQGVRRTSGNTSNAAAVESTVAVSSFAAPPAPSVGLVVDQTQPSTSIQVRLADGTRMVSRFNFQHSIRDIRGFIDASRPGGSRSYQLQTVGFPPKELADLDQTIEQADLANSVVIQKI